A stretch of Castanea sativa cultivar Marrone di Chiusa Pesio chromosome 2, ASM4071231v1 DNA encodes these proteins:
- the LOC142624764 gene encoding vacuole membrane protein KMS1, giving the protein MGSRKKSNPPPSSSPSSSQPADVAISELHKRHQQESDNLTITTQPFKTLKFFVLAVIQYIKSSISYLLAKGGWLMLLSTVAIAIGILVVTIDGPHEKHVEEISRYFRFGLWWVALGVASSIGLGSGLHTFVLYLGPHIAFFTIKAMQCGRVDLKSAPYDTIQLERGPSWLDKDCSEFGPPLFQLLDGLRVPLSSILPQVQIEAILWGVGTAIGELPPYFISRAASESGKQLDAASESSKLDAPSSEEKGFIATRLNQIKHWLLSHSQHLNFFTILVLASVPNPLFDLAGIMCGQFGIPFWEFFLATLIGKAIIKTHIQTVFIIAVCNNQLLNWIENELIWILSFIPGFASVLPNVIAKLNAMRDKYLIASAPAASNIKSQAKKWDFSVATLWNTVVWLMLMNFFVKIVNSTAQSYLKKQHEKELAKQSSTKAHSK; this is encoded by the exons ATGGGGTCTCGCAAAAAATCAAATCCTCCTCCTTCATCTTCTCCCTCTTCCTCTCAACCTGCTGACGTGGCGATCTCAG AACTCCACAAGAGGCATCAACAGGAATCAGATAATTTGACTATAACAACACAACCTTTCAAAACTTTGAAGTTCTTTGTATTGGCTGTTATTCAATATATTAAGAGCTCGATATCGTATTTGTTGGCAAAAGGAGGATGGCTAATGCTTTTAAGCACTGTGGCAATTGCTATTGGAATTCTTGTTGTAACCATTGATGGCCCTCATGAGAAG CATGTTGAGGAGATTTCGAGATATTTCCGGTTTGGACTATGGTGGGTGGCTCTTGGAGTTGCATCTTCAATTGGTCTTG GATCTGGTTTGCATACTTTTGTCCTTTATCTGGGCCCCCACATCgcttttttcacaataaaagcAATGCAGTGTGGCCGAGTGGATTTAAAAAGTGCTCCGTATGATACAATTCAGTTGGAAAGAGGTCCATCATGGCTTGATAAGGATTGCTCTGAATTTGGGCCCCCATTGTTCCAGTTATTAGATGGTTTGCGGGTTCCACTTAGCAGCATATTGCCTCAGGTTCAGATCGAGGCTATTCTTTGGGGTGTTGGGACTGCTATTGGAGAGCTTCCTCCATACTTCATCTCAAGGGCAG CAAGCGAGTCTGGTAAACAATTGGATGCAGCGAGCGAGTCAAGCAAATTGGATGCCCCCTCATCTGAAGAAAAAGGATTTATTGCTACTCGCCTAAATCAAATCAAGCACTGGCTTTTATCACATTCCCAACACTTGAACTTCTTTACAATTTTAGTGCTTGCTTCG GTTCCAAATCCTCTATTTGACCTTGCAGGCATTATGTGTGGGCAATTTGGGATTCCGTTCTGGGAATTTTTTCTTGCAACATTGATTGGAAAGGCAATTATTAAAACTCACATACAG ACAGTTTTCATCATCGCAGTTTGCAATAATCAACTCCTTAACTGGATAGAAAATGAGTTGATATGGATACTGAGCTTTATACCTGGTTTTGCTTCTGTCTTGCCTAACGTTATTGCCAAACTCAATGCAATGAGAGATAAGTATCTAATAGCATCTGCTCCTGCAGCCTCAAATATCAAG TCCCAGGCGAAGAAGTGGGATTTCTCTGTTGCCACACTATGGAATACTGTTGTCTGGCTCATGCTCATGAACTTTTTCGTCAAGATTGTGAATTCGACCGCTCAAAGCTATCTGAAGAAACAACACGAAAAAGAGCTAGCAAAGCAGTCATCTACAAAAGCACATTCAAAATGA